A section of the Spirosoma pollinicola genome encodes:
- a CDS encoding serine hydrolase domain-containing protein, whose protein sequence is MMKTSHFLLGFGYLTATIGVAQSPFSPLPSTVLERKTDSLFANANVSNTPGGVIAVLYKGDVLLKKGYGMANIANKIPLTTASLFNIASTAKQFTATCIALLEEQGKLSFEDDIRTYFPQFQIKKTITIRHLISHTSGLREAYVLAALSGKVNLKGQVRKQYKTTAHLVQLMAKQQELNFEPGHEFAYTNINYILLGEIVRKVSGLSLAEFADQFIFKPLGMTHTYFNDPLAVSRSGRAIPYQLIDAKKQRFKPLSIRNDQGVVGDNNLITSVDDLIRWDQNFTTNRLGLGKQSFVKTLQTPYILSSGDTIHYAFGLNVTPYKTTRSIGHGGDDYRYTSLMMRFPAYDLDLIYLSNQSDYQNTQQKVFALADVLLNVSAPLPTLVPEPLQASLPFDSLYFKPFTGQYMGNGAKNRYSFREVFIRNGKPYLSFQPQPNKHVFELLPIGRQHYRFKVEEPNVYVEAWFTDHKEGGQARLSERFKTDTLHYDRRLTAPSSTPKLTQFTGIFRCQELDGQLKVKVKRHGLTIKRGLITINTIPIGEDTFYAPENRAIFYFKRDKTGLISEFLISAVDFRNVRYSR, encoded by the coding sequence ATGATGAAAACTAGCCATTTTCTGCTTGGCTTCGGCTATTTAACCGCAACGATAGGGGTTGCCCAATCCCCTTTCTCTCCCTTACCGTCTACCGTTTTAGAGCGCAAAACAGATTCATTATTCGCCAATGCGAACGTTTCAAATACGCCTGGTGGCGTGATCGCGGTGCTCTACAAAGGAGACGTTCTGCTCAAAAAAGGATATGGCATGGCCAATATAGCCAACAAAATACCCCTCACAACGGCTAGTCTATTTAACATTGCTTCCACCGCCAAACAATTCACGGCCACTTGTATTGCCCTCCTCGAAGAGCAGGGCAAGCTATCTTTTGAGGATGACATCCGAACCTATTTCCCGCAATTTCAAATCAAGAAAACGATTACGATCCGACACCTGATCAGCCACACCAGCGGATTGCGGGAAGCTTATGTATTAGCGGCTTTATCCGGGAAAGTCAATCTGAAAGGGCAAGTAAGAAAGCAGTATAAGACCACAGCGCATTTAGTCCAGTTAATGGCTAAGCAACAAGAGCTTAATTTCGAGCCAGGCCATGAGTTCGCCTATACCAACATCAACTATATTTTACTGGGTGAAATCGTTCGCAAAGTCAGTGGGCTTAGCCTAGCCGAATTTGCCGATCAATTCATTTTCAAGCCTCTGGGAATGACGCATACTTATTTCAATGATCCGCTGGCCGTCTCAAGATCGGGTCGGGCGATTCCCTACCAATTGATCGACGCCAAGAAGCAGAGGTTTAAGCCGCTATCCATCCGCAACGATCAAGGCGTAGTCGGCGATAATAACCTGATTACGTCAGTGGATGACCTGATTCGATGGGATCAGAACTTCACTACCAATCGGCTTGGTCTGGGCAAGCAATCGTTCGTGAAGACCCTACAGACCCCCTACATACTGAGTAGCGGAGATACGATTCATTATGCATTCGGTCTGAATGTGACACCCTATAAAACCACCCGCTCCATTGGTCATGGGGGTGACGACTACCGCTACACCTCCCTGATGATGCGTTTTCCGGCGTATGATCTCGATCTGATCTACTTGTCCAACCAGTCGGATTATCAGAATACCCAACAGAAAGTTTTTGCCCTAGCCGATGTCTTGTTGAACGTCTCGGCTCCCTTACCGACACTCGTCCCAGAGCCCCTTCAAGCCAGCCTGCCTTTTGATTCGCTTTACTTTAAGCCGTTTACCGGCCAGTATATGGGTAATGGTGCTAAAAATAGGTATAGCTTTCGAGAGGTATTTATCCGAAACGGCAAACCCTACCTTTCGTTTCAGCCTCAGCCTAACAAGCATGTGTTTGAACTCCTGCCGATTGGTCGACAGCATTATCGATTCAAGGTAGAAGAGCCCAATGTATATGTAGAAGCATGGTTTACTGATCACAAAGAAGGTGGCCAGGCGCGCTTGTCTGAGCGGTTCAAAACCGATACGCTTCATTATGACAGACGCTTGACAGCCCCCTCATCAACCCCTAAGTTAACCCAGTTTACTGGTATTTTTAGGTGTCAAGAGCTTGACGGCCAACTCAAAGTCAAGGTTAAGCGGCATGGCCTGACCATCAAGCGGGGACTAATTACAATTAATACAATCCCGATTGGAGAAGACACGTTTTACGCTCCGGAGAATCGAGCGATTTTCTATTTTAAGCGGGACAAAACGGGACTGATCAGTGAATTTTTAATCAGTGCTGTCGATTTCAGGAATGTGCGCTACAGCCGCTAG
- a CDS encoding permease prefix domain 2-containing transporter, which yields MFSQPDRPAPPRWAERLLEWFVAPHLLDYVQGDLHETFHKQVVQLGIDRAQRNYVWAVLHCLTPFFAKRQAAGSTQAGPPQAGPRKAKRLSIDYNPNPALTDMLHNYLKIAFRNLLHQKSYSLINLFGLATGLAMALLIIQYVRFELSYENAYPLANRLVRLTTDYMNGGTVDAQDAEVYPPLAAKASQEMNEIANFTRVYPIRKPTATIQISDQYYLVDNVYAVDSSFFSMFNYPLLRGSRNGLFTRPRQAILTKAMALTYFKTLDVVGKTLKIPQRQGRVLLEIVGVIPDSPVNTHLKINMLLSYPTMLSDFGEQEDNWNTNNTYTYVQLADHVSDDGFAKSLAAFTDRLLREKKLNNERVIGQKIGDIHLYSHKTFETEPNGEAQSVYFLLGVAFLVLVSALVNYVNLTTAKSLDRAREIGVRKVVGSTQGQIRTQIVTETVLLNSLAGVLAVGLVAGLRSVFVQMAGLPEGFTVLGDVFFWESVGVFLFISIGLSGFYPAFVLSAFDPVTVLKGNFSRSIKGSWLRKSLVVFQFTITLILLVQLFAVYQQVGFLRNQNLGVTIDHTLVVKAPVGANARPDYGAFRQLLLQQARVKAVSFSGTVPGLGSTQLATTTGINLSDAVKKTYYNYYLTTIDTSFIDLMGIRLLAGKNFDATTRPGFSDTTNRQLIVNEETLRLWGIPRAGEAIGRRVNFWGHQATIRGVVKNYHYESPKAAYISIIHMYSPSFNSFASVKFTGGTAEQQLATLKQIYEARFPHSPFSYFFMDSEYDKQYKADDRFQQVFGALTLFAILISCLGLFGLATFTVSKRTKEIGIRKVIGASTTNLLVLLARDFVGTVLISILIGLPITYVVVNNWLSHYAVRIDLSWWLFATPAGLVLLLVLVSIGGKTIGTALMNPVNSLRSD from the coding sequence ATGTTCTCTCAACCTGATCGACCCGCACCGCCCCGTTGGGCGGAACGGTTATTGGAGTGGTTTGTAGCTCCCCATTTACTAGACTATGTGCAGGGGGACTTACATGAAACCTTTCACAAGCAGGTGGTCCAGTTGGGCATTGACCGAGCCCAACGCAACTACGTATGGGCCGTACTGCACTGCCTAACCCCCTTCTTTGCCAAACGACAAGCCGCCGGGTCAACCCAGGCTGGCCCACCCCAAGCCGGGCCAAGAAAGGCCAAACGCCTGTCAATCGATTACAATCCCAACCCTGCACTCACGGATATGCTACACAATTATCTCAAAATCGCTTTCCGAAATCTGCTTCATCAAAAGAGCTATTCCTTGATCAATCTGTTTGGACTGGCCACGGGTTTGGCCATGGCACTACTGATTATCCAGTACGTGCGCTTCGAGTTGAGCTACGAAAACGCCTACCCGCTGGCCAATCGACTGGTGCGGCTTACCACCGATTATATGAATGGTGGTACGGTCGACGCCCAGGATGCCGAAGTCTATCCACCACTGGCGGCCAAAGCCAGCCAGGAAATGAATGAAATAGCCAACTTTACCCGTGTCTACCCCATTCGTAAACCCACCGCCACGATTCAGATTAGCGACCAGTATTATCTGGTCGATAACGTCTACGCCGTTGATTCCTCTTTTTTCTCCATGTTTAACTATCCCTTGCTCCGGGGAAGCCGAAACGGTCTGTTTACCCGACCACGGCAGGCTATTCTAACCAAAGCGATGGCGCTGACCTATTTTAAGACGCTTGATGTGGTGGGCAAAACCCTGAAAATTCCGCAGCGGCAAGGCCGTGTTCTGCTGGAAATCGTTGGGGTAATACCGGATAGCCCCGTCAACACGCACTTGAAGATTAACATGCTTCTCTCTTACCCAACGATGCTGTCGGACTTTGGCGAACAAGAAGACAATTGGAACACCAACAATACATACACCTATGTGCAACTGGCCGACCATGTCAGCGATGACGGGTTTGCCAAATCATTAGCGGCCTTCACCGATCGATTACTCCGGGAAAAAAAACTGAATAATGAGCGTGTGATTGGCCAGAAAATCGGTGACATCCACCTGTATTCCCATAAAACCTTTGAGACTGAACCCAACGGGGAAGCGCAGTCGGTCTATTTTTTGCTGGGGGTTGCGTTTCTGGTATTGGTCAGTGCTTTGGTCAACTACGTCAATCTAACCACCGCCAAATCCCTCGATCGGGCGCGGGAAATTGGGGTGAGAAAAGTGGTCGGTTCCACCCAGGGCCAGATCAGAACGCAGATAGTCACCGAAACCGTATTGCTCAATAGCCTGGCCGGGGTACTGGCCGTGGGGTTGGTAGCGGGTCTTCGATCGGTATTTGTCCAGATGGCGGGCTTACCCGAAGGCTTTACCGTTTTGGGAGACGTATTTTTTTGGGAGAGCGTCGGCGTATTTCTGTTCATAAGCATTGGCCTATCGGGGTTTTATCCCGCCTTCGTGCTGTCGGCATTCGATCCGGTTACGGTGCTGAAAGGCAATTTCTCCCGTTCGATCAAAGGGAGCTGGTTACGGAAGTCATTGGTGGTTTTTCAATTTACGATTACGCTGATTTTACTGGTGCAACTGTTTGCTGTTTACCAGCAGGTGGGCTTTCTACGGAACCAGAACTTAGGGGTAACCATCGATCATACGCTGGTGGTGAAAGCTCCGGTGGGTGCCAACGCCCGGCCGGATTACGGTGCGTTTCGGCAACTGCTGCTCCAGCAGGCCCGGGTGAAGGCGGTCTCTTTTTCCGGTACGGTACCAGGCCTGGGGTCCACTCAACTGGCAACCACAACGGGCATCAATTTATCCGATGCCGTCAAGAAAACGTATTACAATTATTACCTGACCACGATCGACACCTCGTTCATCGACTTGATGGGAATTCGGCTCCTGGCCGGCAAAAACTTCGATGCGACGACGCGGCCGGGTTTTTCGGATACGACCAATCGACAGCTCATTGTGAACGAGGAAACCCTGCGGCTGTGGGGAATTCCCAGGGCTGGGGAGGCAATCGGCAGACGGGTAAACTTCTGGGGACATCAGGCCACGATTCGAGGCGTTGTCAAAAACTACCATTACGAATCGCCCAAGGCGGCCTATATCTCGATCATCCATATGTACTCGCCTTCGTTCAATTCGTTCGCCAGTGTAAAGTTTACGGGAGGCACCGCTGAGCAGCAACTCGCTACGTTAAAGCAGATTTATGAAGCCCGTTTCCCCCATTCGCCCTTCAGCTATTTCTTCATGGACAGTGAGTATGACAAGCAATATAAAGCTGATGACCGTTTTCAGCAGGTTTTCGGGGCCTTAACACTATTCGCTATCCTGATTTCGTGCCTGGGTCTGTTCGGCCTGGCAACGTTCACCGTGTCGAAACGAACGAAGGAAATTGGCATTCGTAAGGTGATCGGAGCCAGCACCACAAACCTACTGGTTTTACTGGCCAGGGATTTTGTCGGAACGGTACTAATATCGATCCTCATCGGTCTACCCATTACCTACGTGGTGGTCAATAACTGGCTGAGCCATTACGCGGTCCGGATCGACTTAAGCTGGTGGCTTTTCGCTACGCCAGCCGGGTTAGTGCTGTTGCTGGTATTGGTATCGATTGGGGGTAAAACGATTGGTACTGCCCTGATGAATCCGGTCAACTCTTTAAGGAGTGACTAA
- a CDS encoding PadR family transcriptional regulator, with the protein MKKTVLGELEELVLLVVAASTEDVYGVPVMEQLHQLTGRNFTISAVHTTLYRLEEKGFLTSSVGGATTERGGRSKRLFSLTAEGGRVLRQIQQMRTRLWDAIPQGKLLLLGL; encoded by the coding sequence ATGAAAAAGACCGTACTGGGAGAGCTGGAAGAGTTAGTGCTGCTGGTCGTAGCGGCCAGCACGGAGGATGTTTACGGTGTGCCGGTCATGGAGCAACTGCACCAACTAACCGGACGAAACTTTACCATCAGTGCGGTGCACACTACCTTATATCGGCTGGAAGAGAAAGGCTTTCTGACCTCTTCGGTGGGGGGAGCAACCACGGAGCGGGGAGGACGCAGTAAGCGGTTGTTTAGCCTGACGGCCGAAGGGGGAAGGGTGCTACGCCAGATTCAGCAGATGCGAACTAGGCTTTGGGACGCTATTCCTCAAGGCAAGCTTCTCCTGTTGGGACTTTAA
- a CDS encoding DUF6624 domain-containing protein, which yields MLYKRVMKSMVWVVTTTVCMGWYTPLFGQTQYATPDTAYVRAVEQAFSFLKQGDCRSCLRAYQRAFTISQKSALSTLRAAACAYQCGRTKQAQTYLQQAASLDFWISEDVWEKPQEAPELNSLRNSSLTTAFQQYLDEQKIAEGRNPALERELKRIFTEDQLPRLRMDTIMRQYGANSPQAQPVWAQMRRADSVNLPKVERIIAQYGYPGKRLVGEKQNETAWLVIQHASLMVQEKYLPLLQEAAAQGQLAKASVALTVDRIRVNKGQKQLYGSQVKNGYNGKPAGFWAIEDEVNVDKRRAEVGLPPLATYAKYYGFEYKLPGN from the coding sequence ATGCTCTATAAGCGAGTGATGAAATCAATGGTCTGGGTCGTGACGACTACCGTATGTATGGGCTGGTATACGCCCTTATTTGGACAAACCCAGTACGCCACACCCGATACCGCGTATGTGCGAGCGGTGGAGCAAGCCTTTAGCTTTCTCAAGCAGGGGGATTGTCGCTCCTGCTTAAGGGCGTATCAACGCGCCTTCACTATCTCCCAAAAGAGCGCGCTCAGTACTCTGCGAGCGGCGGCTTGTGCGTACCAGTGTGGCCGAACAAAGCAAGCTCAGACGTATTTACAGCAAGCAGCCTCGCTTGATTTCTGGATTAGTGAGGATGTATGGGAGAAACCCCAAGAGGCCCCTGAACTGAATAGTCTACGGAATAGCTCACTAACGACCGCTTTTCAGCAGTACCTTGATGAACAAAAGATAGCCGAGGGACGGAATCCAGCGCTTGAACGGGAGCTAAAACGGATTTTTACCGAAGACCAACTGCCGCGATTACGGATGGATACCATTATGAGACAGTATGGCGCTAACTCTCCGCAAGCTCAACCGGTCTGGGCGCAAATGCGACGTGCTGACTCAGTGAATCTGCCCAAGGTGGAGCGCATCATTGCGCAGTATGGCTATCCCGGTAAACGACTGGTAGGGGAAAAACAGAATGAGACTGCTTGGTTAGTGATTCAACATGCTTCCCTAATGGTTCAAGAAAAATATTTACCCCTCTTGCAGGAAGCGGCGGCTCAGGGGCAACTCGCCAAAGCAAGTGTCGCATTGACGGTGGATCGTATTCGAGTCAATAAAGGTCAAAAGCAGTTATACGGCTCCCAAGTAAAGAATGGTTATAATGGCAAACCGGCAGGCTTTTGGGCGATTGAAGACGAAGTAAATGTGGATAAACGGCGTGCTGAAGTGGGTCTACCTCCCTTAGCAACTTACGCGAAATACTATGGCTTTGAATACAAGCTACCTGGTAACTAG
- a CDS encoding carboxylesterase family protein — MNRYFLCLFFLISSLFANAQTKPADKAKVKYEYSLYLPKDYQVNKRSYPLVIYLHGGSQRGNDLNKLNEYGPPQLVQQGKDFPFIIASPQCPDGKYWSTDNWLDPLYSDLLANYRIDPKRVYLTGISMGGNGTWQTAVAYPDKFAAIVPLCGGCDDSTQICRIKHLPVWTFHGMVDDKVPFGLTDRLVKRLRSCQGRDQVRFTQLVKEGHEIQYLYQRKKIYRWLLKQHQ; from the coding sequence ATGAATCGGTATTTTCTTTGTCTATTTTTCCTTATCTCTTCTCTGTTCGCTAACGCCCAAACCAAACCGGCGGATAAAGCGAAAGTAAAATACGAGTATTCACTTTATCTACCGAAAGATTATCAAGTCAATAAACGCAGTTACCCCTTAGTCATTTACTTACACGGCGGTTCGCAGCGAGGAAACGACCTTAATAAACTCAACGAGTACGGGCCACCCCAGCTCGTTCAACAAGGAAAAGACTTTCCCTTTATTATCGCTTCGCCTCAATGCCCAGATGGAAAATACTGGTCTACCGACAACTGGCTCGATCCGCTTTATTCGGACCTGCTGGCTAACTACCGAATTGATCCCAAACGGGTTTACCTAACGGGGATTAGTATGGGAGGTAATGGTACTTGGCAGACAGCGGTGGCTTATCCTGATAAGTTTGCTGCTATTGTACCGCTATGTGGTGGGTGCGATGACTCCACCCAAATCTGCCGCATCAAGCACTTGCCGGTGTGGACGTTTCATGGTATGGTAGATGATAAGGTACCTTTTGGCCTTACTGACCGATTAGTTAAACGCTTGCGTTCGTGCCAGGGAAGGGATCAGGTCAGATTTACCCAATTAGTCAAAGAGGGCCATGAAATTCAATACCTCTATCAGCGAAAGAAGATCTACCGATGGCTATTGAAACAGCACCAATAA
- the parS gene encoding type II RES/Xre toxin-antitoxin system antitoxin has translation MATISQPPAQGSSPASSRRRVTQPAGPAKTAYQPQRATSFAIIEQAQKGVPTQQVDQLAELLGISLKEMAIVLQVAERTLHRFRSEGQLDQQTSERLLLLENLTAHGLLVFDGRAEALADWLRYPLRELKGQAPLQWLNTISGFSLVDDVLTRIEYGVYS, from the coding sequence ATGGCTACTATCTCTCAGCCACCGGCTCAGGGTTCCTCACCTGCTTCATCAAGGCGACGCGTTACTCAGCCAGCCGGGCCAGCAAAGACCGCTTACCAACCCCAACGAGCCACTAGCTTCGCCATCATTGAACAAGCGCAAAAGGGCGTACCAACTCAGCAAGTGGATCAGCTAGCTGAGCTGCTGGGAATATCCCTTAAAGAGATGGCTATCGTTCTGCAAGTCGCCGAACGAACACTACACCGTTTTCGCAGTGAAGGGCAACTGGACCAGCAAACCTCGGAGCGGTTGTTGTTGCTGGAAAACCTGACGGCTCATGGCCTGCTGGTTTTTGACGGTCGAGCGGAGGCCTTGGCGGATTGGCTACGTTATCCTCTACGAGAGTTGAAAGGCCAAGCGCCCCTTCAGTGGCTGAACACCATCAGTGGGTTTAGTTTGGTGGATGATGTGTTGACCCGGATTGAGTACGGCGTTTATTCGTAG
- a CDS encoding RES family NAD+ phosphorylase yields MLVYRLYKSNYIAQPLSAEGARRAGGRWNPKGYPILYTSATPELALLEIVAHLNPLYLPNFHLLVLDIPETHHVVSLADLPANWQDEQQIDALQSYLQAWLDRPDRLSVSVPSAIVERSRNYLLHTLHPSFEDAVKIVENAPFRIDSRLLKVNG; encoded by the coding sequence ATGTTGGTATATCGACTTTACAAGAGCAATTACATTGCTCAGCCCTTGTCGGCAGAAGGTGCGCGTCGGGCGGGTGGACGCTGGAACCCCAAGGGCTACCCTATTCTTTACACGTCGGCTACCCCTGAGCTAGCTTTACTGGAAATAGTCGCTCATCTCAATCCGCTCTATTTGCCCAACTTCCATTTGCTAGTGCTAGACATACCAGAAACGCATCATGTTGTGTCATTAGCTGATCTACCCGCTAACTGGCAAGATGAGCAGCAAATTGATGCTTTACAGTCTTACTTACAGGCCTGGCTTGACAGGCCAGACAGGCTGAGTGTATCCGTGCCTTCAGCGATCGTTGAACGATCCCGAAATTATTTATTGCATACGCTTCATCCCAGCTTTGAGGATGCCGTCAAGATTGTGGAGAATGCGCCTTTCCGAATTGATAGCCGTTTACTAAAGGTTAATGGGTAA
- a CDS encoding ABC transporter permease yields the protein MIHNYIRIAFRQLRKHAFYSLLNLMGLATAITLVFLIGQFVWSEFQVNQTLHQADRQYILLSHWKDPNMGLDITTLAPLAKRLREEYPTLVANYYRWDGLTSIVTKADKQFRESIQLGDPTFLSMYGLNLLQGDAQTALQQPFSLAITEDKALTYFGRTDVVGQTLTIQNFSGASHPFTITAVLKNIPENSITQINATIKNTFFIPTNTYTYFNRTDFESWQNGVLPSYVELQPGVSPSQLAKPIQHLIDQNASALVRANLRVEPLALTTFYRQKDNGLVNRMLITLTLAGLFVLLMAIVNCINLAMSQSASRLREIGVRKALGSRQKQLITQLLTESVLLAILATGLALCLYPLVKPFFEQLVGKTLMPLTTLPPLALSIPLAVAGGISLLAGIYPAFMLSSRPVVDALQRKQPLLVGKLSLRQGLVSFQFLVAIMALIGAILVTQQVRYMCSQALGYNQAYVVSSQVPRDWSPAGVRKLETSRRILAKLPAVASVSLSHEIPNGNNGGQPMVYQNGTDSTESVSMQALVSDENYWQTYQIPLVAGRFFGGGDLDSLSIVLNEKAVQAMGYKKPGYAIGKQLRMRSDPRLFTVVGVSRDFHFNSMQQAIQPMLFFSVKGVPIYRYLSFKLHPGSIPASLEAIQQQWSVLFPNAPFEYQFMDQTLEKLYQTELRLKKAAYLTTVLALLLVLLGLVGLVSLSVIRRAKEIGIRKVLGASVIGIVGLFVAEYAWGLLLANVVAWPLVYWLVSKWLAYYTYHIQISWLPFVGVGLVVALFTALLISFQSIKAALVNPVESLKSE from the coding sequence ATGATCCACAATTACATTCGTATTGCCTTCCGGCAGCTCCGCAAACACGCGTTTTATTCACTACTCAATCTCATGGGCCTCGCCACGGCCATAACGCTTGTCTTTCTAATCGGCCAGTTTGTCTGGAGCGAATTTCAGGTCAATCAAACCTTGCACCAAGCCGACCGGCAATACATCTTACTCAGCCATTGGAAAGACCCCAATATGGGCTTAGACATTACCACGCTGGCTCCTCTAGCGAAACGTCTGCGAGAAGAGTATCCTACGCTGGTTGCCAATTATTACCGCTGGGATGGCCTGACATCCATTGTCACCAAAGCCGATAAACAATTCAGAGAGAGTATTCAACTGGGCGACCCAACGTTCCTGTCCATGTATGGCCTTAACCTATTGCAGGGCGATGCCCAAACCGCCCTGCAACAACCTTTTTCACTCGCCATCACCGAGGACAAGGCACTTACCTATTTCGGGCGGACGGATGTGGTGGGTCAGACCCTAACGATTCAGAATTTTTCGGGGGCTTCTCATCCCTTTACCATCACGGCGGTGCTGAAAAACATCCCTGAAAATTCGATCACCCAGATTAACGCCACCATCAAGAACACCTTTTTTATTCCCACTAATACCTACACCTACTTCAACCGAACGGATTTCGAGTCGTGGCAAAATGGTGTACTGCCGTCCTATGTTGAGCTACAGCCAGGTGTTTCACCGAGCCAGTTAGCCAAGCCGATCCAGCACTTAATCGATCAGAACGCGAGTGCGCTGGTCCGAGCGAACCTGCGGGTTGAACCCCTCGCCTTGACGACCTTTTATCGGCAAAAAGATAATGGTCTGGTTAATCGGATGTTGATAACACTCACCTTAGCCGGGCTTTTCGTTTTGCTGATGGCCATTGTCAACTGCATTAATCTGGCCATGAGTCAGTCCGCCAGCCGCCTGAGGGAGATTGGCGTACGCAAAGCCCTAGGCAGTCGCCAAAAACAGCTCATTACTCAGTTATTAACCGAATCGGTTCTGCTCGCCATCCTGGCCACTGGGTTGGCCTTGTGCCTTTACCCACTGGTCAAGCCATTTTTTGAGCAACTCGTTGGCAAGACTCTTATGCCCCTGACCACATTACCGCCCCTGGCTCTGTCTATTCCGCTGGCGGTGGCGGGCGGGATCAGTCTGCTAGCTGGCATTTATCCTGCTTTTATGCTTTCCTCCCGGCCCGTCGTGGATGCACTACAGCGTAAACAACCCCTGCTTGTGGGCAAGCTATCGCTGCGTCAGGGGCTGGTTAGTTTTCAGTTTCTAGTCGCGATCATGGCCCTGATTGGGGCCATTTTAGTGACTCAACAAGTGCGATACATGTGCAGCCAGGCATTGGGCTACAACCAGGCCTATGTGGTTTCCTCCCAAGTTCCTCGTGACTGGTCACCGGCGGGGGTGCGCAAGCTAGAGACGAGCCGACGCATCTTAGCGAAGCTACCCGCAGTCGCCAGTGTCAGCCTTTCCCACGAAATTCCTAACGGCAACAACGGTGGTCAGCCGATGGTCTATCAAAATGGCACCGATTCAACCGAATCTGTATCAATGCAAGCTTTAGTATCGGACGAGAACTACTGGCAAACCTACCAGATTCCGCTGGTAGCGGGTCGGTTTTTTGGGGGTGGTGATCTAGACTCCCTGAGTATCGTGCTGAACGAAAAAGCGGTTCAGGCGATGGGGTATAAAAAACCAGGGTACGCTATCGGAAAACAACTCCGGATGCGGAGTGACCCCCGGCTGTTTACAGTGGTGGGGGTGAGCCGGGATTTTCATTTCAATTCCATGCAGCAGGCCATCCAACCCATGCTGTTTTTTTCGGTCAAGGGCGTTCCCATCTATCGCTACCTCTCCTTCAAACTTCATCCTGGCTCTATCCCTGCCAGTTTAGAAGCCATTCAGCAGCAATGGTCGGTGCTGTTTCCCAATGCGCCTTTCGAGTACCAGTTTATGGATCAGACGCTGGAAAAGCTCTATCAAACAGAATTGCGGTTAAAGAAGGCCGCTTACTTAACAACGGTTCTAGCCTTGCTGTTGGTGCTGCTTGGCTTGGTCGGATTAGTCTCGCTCAGCGTGATCCGGCGGGCGAAAGAGATCGGTATCCGGAAGGTGCTAGGCGCATCGGTCATTGGCATCGTGGGCTTATTTGTGGCGGAATATGCCTGGGGGCTGCTGCTGGCAAACGTAGTAGCGTGGCCACTAGTATACTGGCTGGTGTCAAAATGGCTAGCATACTATACCTATCACATTCAGATTAGTTGGCTGCCTTTCGTAGGCGTGGGGTTGGTCGTCGCGCTGTTCACCGCCTTGCTGATTAGCTTCCAATCGATCAAAGCGGCCCTGGTTAATCCGGTGGAGTCATTGAAAAGTGAATAG